From one Terriglobia bacterium genomic stretch:
- the hpt gene encoding hypoxanthine phosphoribosyltransferase, whose protein sequence is MHSTTAVGSQVRVLFTREQIARRVREMADQITRDFAGQSIIFVGVLKGASIFLGDLARQVKLDATFDFISVASYGNGTKTSGEVKMNKDVDSSMADKNVIIVEDILDTGLTMGYLRKLFLAHQPRALKVAVLLDKACRRIEPVKADYVGFVIPDEFVVGYGMDYAERYRNLPDICVLPPELQ, encoded by the coding sequence ATGCACTCCACCACTGCCGTGGGTTCTCAAGTCCGAGTCCTGTTCACCCGGGAGCAGATCGCGCGCCGCGTCCGCGAGATGGCGGACCAGATCACCCGCGACTTCGCCGGCCAATCCATCATCTTCGTGGGCGTGCTGAAGGGCGCGTCCATTTTTCTCGGCGATCTGGCGCGGCAGGTCAAGCTGGACGCGACCTTCGACTTCATCAGCGTTGCCAGCTACGGCAACGGCACCAAGACCAGCGGTGAAGTGAAGATGAACAAGGACGTGGACTCATCCATGGCCGACAAGAACGTCATCATCGTCGAAGACATTCTCGACACCGGCCTCACCATGGGTTACCTGCGCAAGCTCTTCCTCGCGCACCAGCCGCGCGCGCTGAAGGTAGCTGTGCTGCTCGACAAGGCGTGCCGCCGCATCGAGCCGGTCAAGGCCGACTACGTCGGTTTCGTCATTCCCGATGAGTTCGTGGTGGGATACGGCATGGACTACGCCGAGCGCTACCGCAACCTGCCCGACATCTGCGTCCTGCCGCCGGAATTGCAGTAG
- a CDS encoding metal-dependent hydrolase: MDLKGAKLTWLGHSTFRLETGGKTILIDPWVMGNPSCPDSEKKLKKVDAMLCTHGHFDHIGDAVAIAKQHNPVVVGIFELAMWLQKKGAKQVAPMNKGGSQEVAGIKVTMVHADHSCGIQEDDGSIIYGGEACGYVIELDSGVKLYHAGDTNVFGDMHIIHELYHPEIVMLPIGDLFTMSPREATYACQLLRPQTVIPMHWGTFPALTGTPAELKRLVADVGCDVLAMKPGQTMG, translated from the coding sequence ATGGATCTGAAAGGCGCAAAACTCACCTGGCTGGGGCACTCCACATTCCGGCTGGAGACCGGCGGCAAGACCATCCTGATTGATCCCTGGGTGATGGGGAACCCGTCGTGCCCGGACAGCGAAAAGAAATTGAAGAAAGTGGATGCGATGCTGTGCACGCACGGCCACTTCGACCACATCGGCGACGCGGTGGCGATCGCCAAGCAGCACAACCCGGTGGTGGTGGGGATCTTCGAACTGGCGATGTGGCTGCAGAAAAAGGGCGCGAAGCAGGTTGCGCCGATGAACAAGGGCGGCTCGCAGGAGGTCGCCGGCATCAAGGTCACCATGGTGCACGCCGACCACTCCTGCGGAATCCAGGAGGACGATGGGTCCATCATCTACGGCGGCGAGGCGTGTGGTTACGTCATCGAACTGGACAGCGGCGTGAAGCTGTACCACGCCGGCGACACCAACGTGTTCGGCGACATGCATATCATCCACGAGCTGTATCACCCGGAGATCGTGATGTTACCGATCGGCGATTTGTTTACCATGTCGCCGCGCGAGGCGACCTACGCGTGCCAGTTGCTGCGGCCTCAAACGGTGATCCCCATGCACTGGGGCACGTTTCCGGCGCTGACCGGCACACCGGCGGAACTGAAGCGGTTGGTCGCGGACGTGGGATGCGATGTGCTGGCCATGAAGCCCGGGCAAACGATGGGATGA
- a CDS encoding enoyl-CoA hydratase/isomerase family protein: MPDAYYNLEERDACAVLRLTSPDGTNRLTRACVLALTDAVRELARAPRPLIITGNHRFFSAGAELSEIVALTGPTAYDFSHMGQALMNEIGCFPAPVVAAVGGYCMGGGLDLALACHRRIASPHAVFGHRGAALGLITGWGGTQRLPRLVGKTRALQMMIEAEKVHAREALRIGLVDAIADDPVAAAVTQLLR, from the coding sequence ATGCCGGACGCCTACTACAACCTCGAGGAGCGCGACGCCTGCGCCGTCCTCCGCCTCACTTCGCCCGACGGCACCAATCGCCTGACCCGCGCCTGCGTGCTCGCCCTCACCGACGCCGTGCGCGAACTCGCGCGCGCTCCACGGCCGCTGATCATCACCGGCAACCACAGATTCTTTTCCGCCGGGGCTGAGTTGTCGGAAATCGTCGCCCTCACCGGCCCCACGGCGTATGACTTTTCGCACATGGGCCAGGCGCTGATGAATGAAATTGGCTGCTTCCCCGCTCCCGTCGTCGCCGCCGTCGGCGGATACTGCATGGGCGGCGGACTCGACCTGGCGCTCGCCTGTCATCGCCGCATCGCTTCGCCGCACGCCGTTTTCGGGCATCGCGGCGCCGCTCTGGGCTTGATTACCGGATGGGGCGGAACGCAGCGCCTGCCGCGCCTGGTCGGCAAAACGCGCGCCTTGCAGATGATGATCGAAGCAGAGAAAGTCCACGCCCGCGAGGCGCTGCGCATCGGCCTGGTGGACGCGATCGCCGACGATCCCGTCGCCGCCGCAGTTACGCAACTCTTGAGGTGA
- a CDS encoding cobalamin B12-binding domain-containing protein — MPDERKIRVLVAKPGLDGHDRGAKVIARALRDAGMEVIYTGLRQTPEMIVNASLQEDVDVIGLSILSGAHNAIVPRVMDLLNQNKMDDVLVLVGGIIPDQDVAQLKQQGVAGIFQPGTAMDEIIQFIRHNVKPRGIPAGT; from the coding sequence ATGCCAGACGAACGCAAAATCCGTGTGCTTGTCGCCAAACCCGGTCTGGACGGGCATGACCGCGGCGCCAAAGTTATCGCGCGTGCCCTGCGCGACGCCGGCATGGAGGTCATCTACACCGGCCTGCGCCAGACCCCGGAGATGATCGTCAACGCCTCGCTGCAGGAAGACGTGGACGTGATCGGCCTTTCCATTCTCTCCGGCGCGCACAACGCCATCGTGCCGCGCGTCATGGATCTGCTGAACCAGAACAAGATGGACGACGTGCTGGTGCTGGTGGGCGGCATCATTCCCGACCAGGATGTGGCGCAGCTTAAGCAGCAAGGTGTTGCGGGAATTTTCCAGCCGGGCACCGCCATGGACGAGATCATCCAGTTCATCCGCCACAACGTGAAACCGCGCGGCATCCCCGCCGGCACCTAG
- a CDS encoding GAF domain-containing protein yields SANALQASVGSAPQPDSAPHPAAAMREECLRTGAVVDCVDTASDARGIIDAEACGRMEIAAVVAAPVCVEGRTVGVLEIHSALAYNFMEDDVEVLKRVADVIGALICRK; encoded by the coding sequence AGCGCCAATGCGTTGCAAGCCAGCGTCGGGAGCGCGCCGCAACCCGACAGCGCGCCTCACCCCGCGGCCGCCATGCGCGAGGAGTGTCTGCGCACCGGCGCGGTGGTGGATTGCGTAGACACGGCTTCTGATGCGCGCGGCATCATCGATGCCGAAGCCTGCGGGCGGATGGAAATCGCTGCCGTGGTGGCCGCTCCGGTGTGCGTGGAAGGCAGGACGGTGGGCGTTCTGGAAATACACTCCGCCCTGGCCTACAACTTCATGGAAGACGATGTCGAAGTGCTAAAGCGAGTGGCCGATGTAATCGGCGCCCTGATTTGCAGGAAGTGA
- a CDS encoding O-methyltransferase yields MAKAERPSWAMGGITGEAVDNYLYSLLPESDPVLREMEEEAARRKIPIVGPAVGRLFYLLARLSGARRVFEMGSAIGYSTIWWARGVGEDGHVIYTDGDSKKAMEAYKNFERAGVEKRIEIKVGDALELLSEQNLEPFDIIFNDVDKEDYPKVFRLAVPRIRRGGLFVTDNVLWSGRVAEAAAGGKNTGDSTRAIVEFNRMLYGAKELFPTILPLRDGVAVALKQ; encoded by the coding sequence ATGGCGAAGGCAGAGCGGCCCTCGTGGGCGATGGGCGGTATCACCGGCGAAGCGGTGGACAACTATCTCTACTCGTTGCTGCCGGAGAGCGACCCGGTGCTGCGCGAGATGGAAGAAGAGGCGGCGCGGCGCAAGATCCCGATCGTGGGGCCGGCGGTGGGGAGGCTGTTCTACCTGCTGGCGCGGCTGAGCGGAGCGCGGCGCGTGTTCGAGATGGGCTCGGCGATCGGATATTCGACCATCTGGTGGGCGCGCGGCGTCGGCGAAGACGGGCACGTGATCTATACCGACGGCGATTCCAAGAAAGCCATGGAGGCGTACAAGAATTTCGAGCGCGCCGGAGTGGAGAAGCGGATCGAGATCAAGGTGGGCGACGCACTGGAGCTGCTGTCGGAGCAGAACCTGGAGCCGTTCGACATTATCTTCAACGACGTGGACAAGGAAGATTATCCCAAGGTGTTCCGTCTGGCGGTGCCGCGCATACGCCGAGGCGGGCTGTTTGTCACCGACAACGTGCTGTGGAGCGGGCGGGTAGCGGAAGCCGCTGCGGGCGGAAAAAACACGGGGGATTCAACGCGCGCGATTGTCGAGTTCAACCGGATGCTGTACGGCGCGAAGGAACTGTTTCCCACGATTTTGCCGTTGCGGGATGGAGTAGCGGTGGCGCTGAAGCAGTAA